In one Thermoplasmataceae archaeon genomic region, the following are encoded:
- a CDS encoding N-acetyltransferase: MILRTFKKDDLSEIKKLENQTFKVGPYSKRMLKKIFTAPGSFNIIAEEEKSIVGYAVVLPLGDGSFDLESIAVDPTSQNKGIGRMLIREMERQMISRGGKTSILEVRDTNEKAIKFYQSNGYKIAEHMERYYKLKENLSRGAYRMVKRLQTSE, encoded by the coding sequence ACTTTCAAAAAGGATGATCTCTCGGAAATTAAAAAACTTGAAAATCAAACTTTCAAGGTTGGGCCTTATTCGAAGCGTATGTTGAAGAAGATATTTACAGCTCCCGGAAGTTTTAATATAATCGCTGAGGAGGAAAAGAGTATCGTTGGCTATGCCGTTGTTCTTCCACTTGGGGATGGTTCATTCGATCTCGAGAGCATTGCCGTCGATCCAACCAGCCAGAACAAGGGTATTGGAAGAATGCTCATCCGGGAGATGGAGCGCCAAATGATCTCACGCGGCGGAAAAACATCCATACTGGAAGTCAGAGATACCAATGAAAAGGCGATAAAATTCTATCAGAGCAACGGGTATAAAATAGCAGAGCATATGGAGAGGTACTATAAACTCAAGGAGAATCTGAGCAGGGGAGCATACAGGATGGTGAAGAGACTTCAGACC